In Fusobacterium massiliense, a single window of DNA contains:
- a CDS encoding ABC transporter ATP-binding protein gives MLEIKNISKKYNRSGKDFFAVKSVSLNIQEGDFVHIVGRSGSGKSTFLNIVAGLLSADEGSLNLDGIEYLKLKDEEKSKFRNKNIGFIPQSPALLSYLNVLENIRLPYDMYEKDGDSEGKAIYHLNELGLEKLAKSYPKELSGGELRKVIIARALMTEPKILIADEPTSDLDVEATKEVMELLKKINDKGTTVLMVTHELETLKYGKKVFTMSEGEFLEGNKFKNESEN, from the coding sequence ATGTTAGAAATAAAAAATATATCAAAAAAATATAATAGATCAGGAAAAGATTTTTTTGCTGTAAAATCTGTAAGCTTAAATATACAAGAAGGAGATTTTGTTCATATTGTTGGTAGAAGTGGAAGTGGGAAATCTACATTTTTAAATATAGTAGCAGGGCTTTTATCAGCTGATGAAGGAAGTTTAAATTTAGATGGTATAGAATACTTAAAATTAAAAGATGAAGAAAAATCAAAGTTCAGAAATAAAAATATTGGTTTTATACCTCAATCACCAGCCTTATTATCATACTTGAATGTTTTGGAAAATATTAGATTACCTTATGACATGTATGAAAAAGATGGAGATTCAGAAGGAAAAGCTATATATCATTTAAATGAACTAGGTTTAGAAAAATTAGCTAAATCTTATCCAAAAGAATTATCAGGGGGAGAGTTAAGAAAAGTTATAATAGCAAGAGCCTTAATGACAGAACCTAAAATTTTAATAGCAGATGAACCTACTTCTGATTTAGATGTAGAGGCTACAAAAGAAGTTATGGAATTATTAAAAAAAATAAATGATAAAGGAACTACTGTTTTAATGGTAACTCATGAGCTTGAAACTTTGAAGTATGGTAAAAAAGTTTTTACTATGTCAGAAGGAGAGTTTTTAGAGGGGAATAAGTTTAAAAATGAGAGTGAAAATTAG
- a CDS encoding FMN-binding protein yields the protein MKKKLLTGTLLLAILIVGCGKKDFSKMTFNDGVYQGIFKNEDKDHPSSAEVSLEIKENKIVNCEAVFKDGKGNVKGEEYGKEAGEEKYKKAQIAVQGFSQYAEKLVEVQDPDMVDAISGATVSNKEFKEAVWNALEQAKK from the coding sequence ATGAAAAAGAAATTATTAACTGGAACTTTGTTATTAGCTATACTTATAGTTGGTTGTGGAAAAAAAGATTTTTCAAAAATGACTTTTAATGATGGAGTTTATCAAGGAATTTTTAAAAATGAAGATAAAGATCACCCAAGTAGTGCAGAAGTAAGTTTAGAAATTAAAGAAAACAAAATAGTTAATTGTGAAGCAGTTTTTAAAGATGGAAAAGGTAATGTAAAAGGGGAAGAATACGGTAAAGAAGCAGGAGAAGAAAAATATAAGAAAGCTCAAATAGCAGTTCAAGGTTTTTCTCAATATGCAGAGAAATTAGTTGAAGTTCAAGATCCAGATATGGTTGATGCTATTTCTGGAGCAACTGTTTCTAACAAAGAATTTAAAGAAGCAGTATGGAATGCATTAGAACAAGCAAAAAAATAA
- a CDS encoding VOC family protein: protein MQFHFIHENFNVLDLDKSIKFYEEALGLKVVREKNAEDGSYKIVYLEDGITNFQLELTWLADRTEKYDLGDEEFHLAFRVDNYEEAFKKHKEMDCVVYVNEKMGIYFITDPDGYWLEIIPSRDK, encoded by the coding sequence ATGCAGTTTCATTTTATACACGAAAATTTTAATGTTTTAGATTTGGATAAGAGTATAAAGTTTTATGAGGAAGCTTTAGGATTAAAGGTTGTTAGAGAGAAGAATGCAGAAGATGGTAGCTATAAGATAGTATATTTGGAGGACGGAATAACAAACTTTCAATTAGAACTTACTTGGCTTGCAGATAGAACAGAAAAATATGATTTAGGTGATGAAGAATTTCATCTTGCTTTTAGAGTAGATAACTATGAAGAAGCATTTAAAAAGCACAAAGAAATGGATTGTGTTGTATATGTAAATGAAAAAATGGGTATTTACTTTATTACGGATCCAGATGGATATTGGTTAGAAATTATTCCGTCTAGAGATAAATAA
- a CDS encoding ABC transporter ATP-binding protein, with product MDNREILLEVKNVSKIYGDLHALKDVSLTVRKGEWVAIMGSSGSGKSTMMNIIGCMDKPTIGEVILDGQDITKKSQRALTEVRREKIGLIFQQFHLIPYLTALENVMVAQYYHSIPDEEEALRALERVGLKERAKHLPSQLSGGEQQRVCIARALINSPEIILADEPTGNLDETNEKIVIEILRQLHEEGTTIIVVTHDLEVGDVAERKIILEYGKIVDVVDQKEFGKRK from the coding sequence ATGGATAATCGTGAAATTTTATTAGAAGTAAAAAATGTTTCAAAAATATATGGAGATCTTCATGCATTAAAAGATGTAAGCTTAACTGTTAGAAAGGGAGAATGGGTTGCTATAATGGGTTCATCAGGTTCGGGAAAATCTACTATGATGAATATTATTGGCTGTATGGATAAGCCTACGATTGGAGAAGTTATACTTGATGGTCAAGATATAACTAAAAAAAGTCAGAGAGCATTAACAGAAGTAAGAAGAGAAAAAATAGGATTAATATTTCAACAATTCCATTTGATTCCTTATCTAACTGCACTAGAAAATGTTATGGTAGCACAATATTACCATAGTATTCCAGATGAAGAAGAAGCATTGAGAGCATTGGAAAGAGTGGGATTGAAAGAAAGAGCAAAACATTTACCTAGCCAATTATCTGGTGGAGAACAACAAAGAGTTTGTATTGCAAGAGCTTTGATAAATAGTCCAGAAATAATTTTAGCAGATGAGCCAACTGGAAACCTAGATGAAACGAATGAAAAGATAGTAATTGAAATTTTGAGACAGCTTCATGAAGAAGGAACTACAATTATAGTTGTAACTCATGATTTAGAAGTTGGAGATGTTGCAGAAAGAAAAATAATATTAGAATACGGTAAAATTGTTGATGTCGTAGATCAAAAAGAATTCGGGAAAAGAAAATAA
- a CDS encoding DUF4418 family protein, with product MKRNILEKISLILAIILLLVPKYIAPVCQPKEDGSHMSCFYSGNMVMKLAVFIIIILVIMNLVKKLKVIKILGSIATIVLSALVYMIPHGLTGLENEIGHSYGVCRMDTMLCRVHHTFEIATGIAVVIAILMIFNIIYIILNKEE from the coding sequence ATGAAAAGAAATATTTTAGAAAAAATATCATTAATATTGGCAATAATTTTACTTTTAGTTCCTAAATATATAGCACCAGTTTGTCAACCAAAAGAAGATGGCTCACATATGTCATGTTTTTATAGTGGAAATATGGTAATGAAGTTGGCTGTTTTTATTATTATAATTCTTGTAATTATGAATTTGGTAAAGAAATTAAAAGTTATAAAAATTCTAGGAAGTATTGCAACAATAGTCTTGTCTGCATTAGTGTATATGATACCTCATGGATTAACTGGTCTTGAAAATGAAATAGGACACTCTTATGGTGTTTGTAGAATGGATACTATGCTTTGTAGAGTTCACCATACCTTTGAAATAGCAACAGGAATAGCAGTTGTAATAGCAATTTTAATGATATTCAATATAATATATATTATTTTAAATAAGGAAGAATAA
- a CDS encoding ABC transporter permease: MNKAIDSKTLAMENIRQRKTRSTYMILLVALFSVIVYMGSIFSFSLKKGLESLSDRLGADVIVVPAGYKAEIESVLLKGEPSTFYLPEDTLEKLKEFDGIEKMSPQIYVATLSASCCSYPVQIMGIDIDTDFLIYPWISHSFDKELKDGEAIVGNHVVGEKGETIHFFNQELKIVGRLNQTGIGFDATVFVNRNTAKEIAKASERITANRVAEENVISSVMIKAKPGVDSVKLASNISRSLGKDGIFAMFSKKFVNSISGNLQVLSTSIMILVIVIWILSIIILSVSFSAIFNERKKEMAVLRVLGASKKMLREIIMKEAIILSFIGAGIGGFIGMILSIIQLPIIASKFGMPFLSPSFLEYILIFILSFVLGLLIGPLSTIKIVKKLTDKDSYLSLREEI, translated from the coding sequence ATGAATAAAGCAATAGATTCAAAAACTTTAGCAATGGAGAATATTAGACAAAGAAAAACAAGAAGTACATATATGATATTGTTAGTAGCTTTATTTAGTGTAATTGTATATATGGGCTCTATATTCTCATTTAGTTTAAAAAAAGGATTAGAAAGTTTATCAGATAGACTGGGAGCTGATGTGATAGTTGTTCCGGCGGGTTATAAGGCAGAGATAGAAAGTGTTTTATTAAAAGGAGAGCCCTCAACTTTTTATTTACCTGAAGATACTTTAGAAAAATTGAAAGAATTTGATGGCATTGAAAAAATGTCACCCCAAATATATGTAGCAACATTATCTGCCTCATGTTGTTCTTATCCAGTTCAAATAATGGGAATAGATATAGATACGGATTTTTTAATTTATCCTTGGATTTCACATAGTTTTGATAAAGAATTAAAAGATGGAGAAGCAATAGTTGGAAATCATGTCGTTGGTGAAAAGGGAGAAACTATTCATTTTTTTAATCAAGAATTAAAAATTGTTGGAAGATTAAATCAAACTGGAATAGGATTTGATGCAACAGTCTTTGTAAATAGAAATACTGCAAAAGAAATTGCAAAAGCTTCAGAAAGGATAACAGCTAACAGAGTTGCTGAGGAAAATGTAATTTCATCAGTGATGATAAAAGCTAAACCTGGAGTAGATTCTGTAAAACTTGCTTCTAATATTTCAAGAAGTTTAGGAAAAGATGGAATATTTGCTATGTTTAGCAAGAAATTTGTAAATTCTATTTCTGGTAATTTACAAGTTTTATCAACAAGCATAATGATACTTGTAATAGTAATTTGGATATTATCTATAATAATTTTAAGTGTAAGTTTTTCAGCAATATTTAATGAGAGAAAAAAAGAAATGGCAGTACTTAGAGTATTAGGAGCTTCGAAAAAGATGTTAAGAGAAATTATAATGAAAGAAGCTATAATACTATCATTTATAGGAGCTGGAATAGGAGGTTTTATAGGAATGATTTTATCTATTATTCAGTTACCTATAATAGCATCAAAGTTTGGAATGCCATTTTTATCTCCTAGCTTTTTAGAATATATTTTAATATTTATTTTAAGTTTTGTTTTAGGACTTTTAATTGGACCATTATCTACAATAAAAATCGTTAAAAAACTAACTGATAAAGATAGTTATTTAAGTCTAAGAGAAGAAATATAG
- a CDS encoding YadA-like family protein — translation MKKQKISIYLLLILGLYSQTFADVTDYVKVNSTSGNANAALKDSVAIGNGASVTPEGGAGTNGIAIGTNARSHVMTNGNHEKIIVFGRTQNELPGGIAIGKDTHARIGNVELGNRDYRGKIGDFDLAGKDNLNVTTGIGSTAVGDNSYAMGNFQSINGAYNVITKSEDVSTAAWAGNIINRGINALRNAGGAVQGMASTINGTFNSIEANEELNGNTFALFGDGQPASGLMYSGFSSTIVGSANRINKSNGSLIVGSGNEITNSYITPTSRVVIDSLSTSVPFLGRLTLDPTVKTGSVKELADSFRKYAQENKLASVGVVGGANKADYSLFTNITGVGNTVVGKGGSNGNRLALDDSNTRYNSREEYTNFSAFNNLTGYENTGENIYHSYIAGAHNTIKNAEKNIIMGNNHNIKGIDENNVKTKGNILIGFNDKATEIAATSTEALENTIGLGNNNLVKASNSIALGNNINIDSKNTQVLGNNIGTKADGTTFSTVENSVYLGTNSNVTLGAAVGTKNKDKENEDGSTTTAGATGKVENVTVNGVTYGNFAGAEAKGAVSVGSAGEERRLQNLAAGEISKTSTDAINGSQLYSVIDKVKTDLSNINAGTIKIESGSDNVIINSTENAGKGKDYVIDINKNLNVETVKAGDVTLSTNGIDAGNKKITNVAKGTDDTDAVNVSQLREIKNNINEEVVRVKNESRGIGAGAAALAALHPMQYDRNKPNQIMAGFGNYKNKHAVAVGVAHYFTENLMGTAAISLTEENRTNSMINFGLTWKFGKKDDRDNMPDEYKQGPLNAIYKMQEDLVALKSDDTNFREENIELKKEISVLKEELKIQKSKMEILEKQMKQLLKK, via the coding sequence ATGAAAAAACAAAAGATATCAATTTACCTTTTGCTAATTTTAGGATTGTATTCTCAAACTTTTGCAGATGTAACAGATTATGTAAAAGTAAATTCAACAAGTGGTAATGCTAATGCAGCATTGAAAGATTCCGTAGCTATAGGAAATGGAGCTTCAGTAACACCTGAAGGTGGAGCTGGAACAAATGGTATAGCAATAGGAACAAATGCTAGATCACATGTAATGACTAATGGTAATCATGAAAAAATAATAGTATTCGGAAGAACTCAAAATGAATTACCTGGTGGAATAGCAATAGGGAAAGATACACATGCTCGTATCGGAAATGTTGAGCTTGGAAATAGAGATTATAGAGGAAAAATTGGAGATTTTGATTTAGCTGGAAAAGATAATTTGAATGTAACTACAGGGATAGGTTCAACAGCAGTAGGAGACAATTCTTATGCTATGGGAAATTTTCAAAGTATTAATGGTGCATATAATGTCATTACAAAATCAGAAGATGTTTCAACAGCAGCTTGGGCAGGTAATATAATTAATAGAGGAATAAATGCTCTTCGTAATGCAGGAGGAGCCGTTCAGGGAATGGCTTCTACCATAAATGGAACTTTTAATAGCATAGAAGCTAATGAGGAGTTAAATGGAAATACTTTTGCACTTTTTGGAGATGGTCAACCAGCTAGTGGTCTTATGTATTCAGGTTTTTCTTCAACAATAGTGGGTTCGGCTAATAGAATCAATAAGAGTAATGGTTCATTGATTGTAGGAAGTGGAAATGAAATTACTAATTCATATATTACACCTACTTCAAGAGTAGTAATAGATTCTTTATCAACAAGTGTTCCGTTTTTGGGACGACTAACATTAGACCCAACTGTAAAAACAGGTTCAGTTAAAGAATTGGCAGATTCTTTTAGAAAATATGCACAAGAAAATAAACTGGCTTCTGTTGGAGTAGTAGGGGGTGCAAATAAAGCTGATTATTCTCTGTTTACAAATATCACAGGAGTTGGAAATACAGTAGTAGGAAAAGGTGGAAGTAACGGTAATAGATTAGCTTTAGATGACTCAAATACAAGATATAATTCCAGAGAAGAATATACTAATTTTTCAGCTTTTAATAATTTAACAGGATATGAAAATACAGGAGAAAATATCTATCATTCATATATAGCAGGTGCACATAATACAATAAAAAATGCAGAAAAAAATATTATTATGGGAAATAATCATAATATAAAAGGAATAGATGAAAATAATGTTAAAACAAAAGGAAATATATTAATAGGTTTTAATGATAAAGCAACAGAAATTGCTGCAACATCTACAGAAGCCTTAGAAAATACTATTGGGCTAGGGAATAATAACTTAGTTAAGGCTAGTAACTCAATAGCACTAGGGAATAATATAAATATAGATAGTAAAAATACTCAAGTATTAGGAAACAATATAGGAACTAAAGCAGATGGGACAACTTTTTCTACAGTAGAAAATTCAGTTTATTTAGGAACAAATTCAAATGTTACTTTAGGAGCTGCTGTTGGAACTAAAAATAAAGATAAAGAAAATGAAGATGGTTCAACAACAACAGCTGGGGCAACTGGGAAAGTAGAAAACGTAACAGTAAACGGAGTAACTTATGGAAATTTTGCTGGTGCAGAAGCTAAGGGGGCTGTATCAGTAGGTTCGGCTGGAGAAGAAAGAAGACTTCAAAACTTAGCTGCTGGAGAAATTTCTAAAACATCAACAGATGCAATAAATGGTTCTCAATTATATAGTGTTATTGATAAAGTAAAAACAGATCTTTCAAATATAAATGCTGGAACAATAAAAATAGAAAGTGGAAGTGATAATGTTATTATTAATTCTACTGAAAATGCAGGCAAAGGAAAAGATTATGTAATAGATATTAATAAGAACTTAAATGTTGAAACAGTAAAAGCAGGAGATGTTACACTATCAACAAATGGTATAGATGCAGGAAATAAAAAAATTACAAATGTTGCTAAGGGTACAGATGATACTGATGCAGTTAATGTTAGTCAACTAAGAGAAATTAAAAATAATATTAATGAAGAAGTTGTGAGAGTTAAAAATGAAAGTAGAGGAATAGGAGCTGGAGCTGCAGCTCTTGCAGCTTTACACCCAATGCAATATGATAGAAATAAGCCTAATCAAATAATGGCAGGTTTTGGTAATTATAAAAATAAACATGCAGTAGCAGTTGGAGTGGCTCATTATTTCACAGAAAATTTAATGGGAACAGCAGCTATATCATTAACAGAAGAAAATAGAACTAATTCAATGATAAATTTCGGTTTAACTTGGAAGTTTGGGAAAAAAGATGATAGAGATAATATGCCAGATGAATATAAACAAGGACCATTAAATGCAATTTATAAAATGCAAGAAGATTTAGTGGCATTGAAGTCAGATGATACTAATTTTAGAGAAGAAAATATTGAATTGAAAAAAGAAATATCTGTTTTAAAAGAAGAATTAAAAATTCAAAAATCTAAAATGGAAATTTTAGAAAAACAAATGAAACAACTATTAAAAAAATAA
- a CDS encoding ABC transporter permease has product MTKKKMYMKLVVNSLIRRKARMIVALLAIAIGATIMSGLVTIYYDIPRQLGKEFRSYGANFVVLPSGNEKITEDEFTNIKNEMSQQKIVGMAPYRYETTKINQQPYILTGTDMLEVKKNSPFWYIEGEWSTNEDKNNVMIGKEISKKLNLKIGETFVIEGPKAGTEVVASKQSDSAEESKKKDLNSNFYSKKLKVKGIITTGGAEESFIFLPLSVLNEILEDSTKIDSIECSIEADSKQLESLATKLKGENSNIEARPIKRVTQSQDIVLGKLQALVLLVNIVVLILTMISVTTTMMAVVAERRKEIGLKKALGAYDSEIKKEFLGEGSALGFIGGTLGVGLGFVFAQEVSLSVFGRAIEFQWLFAPITIIVSMIITTLACLYPVKKAMEIEPAIVLKGE; this is encoded by the coding sequence ATGACTAAGAAAAAGATGTATATGAAACTTGTTGTAAATTCTCTTATTAGAAGAAAGGCAAGAATGATAGTAGCATTACTTGCTATTGCTATTGGAGCTACAATAATGTCTGGTCTTGTTACCATATACTATGATATACCAAGACAGCTTGGAAAAGAATTTAGGTCATACGGAGCAAACTTTGTTGTGTTGCCATCTGGAAATGAAAAAATAACAGAAGATGAATTTACAAATATAAAAAATGAGATGTCTCAACAAAAAATTGTGGGTATGGCACCTTATAGATATGAAACTACTAAAATTAATCAACAACCGTATATATTAACTGGAACAGATATGCTAGAAGTTAAGAAAAATAGTCCGTTTTGGTATATAGAAGGGGAATGGTCAACAAATGAAGATAAAAATAATGTTATGATAGGAAAAGAAATATCAAAGAAATTAAATTTAAAAATAGGAGAAACTTTTGTAATAGAAGGACCAAAAGCAGGTACAGAAGTTGTTGCATCAAAACAATCTGATTCTGCTGAAGAAAGTAAGAAAAAAGATTTAAATTCAAATTTTTATTCAAAAAAATTAAAAGTTAAAGGAATTATTACAACTGGTGGAGCTGAAGAATCATTTATATTTTTACCTTTAAGTGTATTGAATGAAATTTTGGAAGATTCTACTAAAATAGATAGTATAGAATGTTCAATTGAAGCAGATTCAAAACAATTAGAAAGTTTAGCTACAAAATTAAAAGGAGAAAATTCAAATATTGAAGCTAGACCTATAAAGAGAGTTACACAATCACAAGATATAGTTTTAGGTAAATTACAAGCTTTAGTTTTACTTGTTAATATAGTTGTCTTAATACTTACTATGATTTCAGTAACTACTACAATGATGGCTGTTGTTGCCGAAAGAAGAAAAGAAATTGGACTAAAAAAAGCTTTAGGTGCTTATGATTCAGAAATAAAAAAAGAATTTTTAGGAGAAGGTTCTGCATTAGGTTTTATCGGTGGAACTTTAGGAGTAGGTTTAGGATTTGTTTTTGCACAAGAAGTGAGTTTAAGTGTGTTTGGTAGAGCAATAGAATTTCAATGGTTATTTGCTCCTATAACAATTATTGTTTCTATGATTATAACTACTTTGGCCTGTTTGTATCCAGTTAAGAAAGCAATGGAAATTGAGCCAGCAATAGTACTGAAAGGAGAATAA